The proteins below come from a single Garra rufa chromosome 3, GarRuf1.0, whole genome shotgun sequence genomic window:
- the senp8 gene encoding sentrin-specific protease 8 — MDPVVLSYQDSLLRRSDVALLNGPHWLNDQVIGFAFEYFATDRFKSFGEKVCFISPEVAQFIKYASCQEELAIFLEPLNLASRRWVFLAVNDNSNQTAGGSHWSLLLYQRDTNQFSHYDSQSGSNSLHARRIAAKLEAFLGSGAKVPFVEEQCPSQQNSYDCGMYVICNAEALCESTRVEGCPCLPAQIITPIYITRKRTEWYSLIQRLAKE, encoded by the coding sequence ATGGATCCAGTGGTACTGAGCTACCAGGACAGTCTCCTGCGGCGCTCAGATGTGGCACTTTTAAACGGACCCCACTGGCTCAACGATCAGGTTATAGGTTTCGCCTTTGAATATTTTGCAACAGACCGCTTCAAAAGTTTTGGCGAGAAGGTCTGTTTCATCAGCCCTGAAGTCGCTCAGTTTATAAAGTACGCCTCATGTCAAGAGGAACTCGCCATTTTCCTGGAACCTCTGAATCTTGCGTCTCGTCGGTGGGTCTTTTTGGCTGTCAATGACAACTCAAATCAAACAGCCGGCGGCTCTCATTGGAGCCTGCTCCTCTATCAGCGAGACACCAACCAGTTCTCCCACTACGACTCCCAGAGTGGAAGCAACTCATTGCATGCCCGGCGTATCGCAGCCAAGCTGGAGGCTTTTCTAGGGAGTGGAGCGAAAGTGCCCTTTGTGGAGGAGCAATGCCCCTCGCAGCAGAACAGCTATGACTGTGGCATGTATGTGATCTGTAATGCCGAAGCTCTGTGTGAGAGCACTAGAGTCGAGGGCTGTCCCTGCCTGCCCGCTCAGATCATAACACCCATCTATATTACACGGAAACGGACAGAATGGTATTCGCTAATACAGAGACTCGCCAAGGAATGA